A genomic region of Bacillota bacterium contains the following coding sequences:
- a CDS encoding M28 family peptidase, producing MQETQHAGQTSAGLGPAERAFVQTITGDEAWRLVEYFATLNRESGSEDERRAARYIAERLQAAGVPVAVHAPQLYLSLPRGAQVRLGGESGLRVRAKTPSFSVSTGDGGRTARLAYVPSGFAWGSADLFQSGLGEPDRRDLEGAVALTEGLPLPQKVADLQARGAAAALFVSPGERIHEAVCTPIWGGPDLENQHRRPAIPVAAVSRPDGRRLVAAAREAEAAGRLLEVTVVTRLEEGLFSCPVVVATIPGAGEPEAFVLLHGHLDSWHVGVGDNAVGDGAMLEIALALWQHRERLRRSVRVAWWPGHSQGRYAGSTWYADTFALDLAEHCVAHLNCDSPGCRWAEVFEDVSWTPELEGFARQVVRDLTGQEARGGRPPRAGDYSFNNLGISAAFMLSSTMPDALRQAKGYYGVGGCGGNIEWHTEADTLEVADRALLTRDTRVYGLAVWRLATAEVLPFDFRATVADMRQAASGYANAVRARGDLQPVLDELDRLDGALARLRAAQQAGKVSPRALNQALLRLSRILVRLHFARQDRFRQDPALQIPPLPDLAAAERLAALPEGSLEAFFAANSLVRGRNRVVYELREATRLVEELLVA from the coding sequence ATGCAAGAGACGCAACATGCGGGCCAAACATCCGCCGGCCTCGGCCCCGCGGAACGGGCTTTTGTCCAAACCATCACGGGAGACGAAGCGTGGCGGCTGGTCGAATACTTCGCCACCCTCAACCGGGAATCCGGCTCCGAGGACGAACGCCGGGCCGCCCGTTACATCGCCGAACGCCTGCAAGCGGCGGGCGTGCCGGTGGCCGTGCACGCGCCGCAACTGTACCTGAGCCTGCCCCGGGGCGCGCAGGTGCGGCTCGGCGGTGAGAGCGGCCTGCGCGTTCGAGCCAAGACGCCGTCGTTTTCGGTCTCGACGGGAGACGGCGGGCGTACCGCTCGGCTTGCCTACGTCCCATCCGGGTTTGCCTGGGGAAGCGCCGACCTCTTCCAATCGGGCCTGGGCGAACCGGACAGGCGCGACCTGGAGGGGGCCGTGGCGCTCACCGAGGGGCTGCCGTTGCCACAAAAGGTGGCCGACCTGCAGGCTCGGGGGGCGGCCGCCGCCCTCTTCGTCAGCCCCGGCGAGCGCATCCACGAGGCCGTCTGCACACCCATCTGGGGCGGCCCTGACCTGGAAAACCAGCACCGGAGGCCGGCCATCCCGGTGGCGGCCGTGAGCAGGCCGGATGGGCGACGCCTGGTTGCGGCGGCCCGGGAGGCCGAGGCTGCCGGCCGGTTGCTGGAGGTTACCGTGGTGACCCGCCTGGAGGAGGGGCTGTTCTCCTGTCCCGTGGTCGTGGCCACCATCCCCGGGGCCGGCGAACCGGAGGCATTCGTGCTCCTGCACGGCCACCTCGACTCCTGGCACGTTGGCGTCGGCGACAACGCCGTCGGCGACGGGGCGATGCTGGAGATTGCGCTGGCGCTTTGGCAGCACCGGGAGCGGCTGCGCCGAAGCGTGCGCGTGGCCTGGTGGCCCGGCCACTCACAGGGGCGTTACGCAGGATCGACGTGGTATGCGGACACGTTCGCGCTCGATCTGGCCGAACACTGCGTCGCCCACCTCAACTGCGACTCGCCCGGGTGCCGGTGGGCCGAGGTGTTTGAGGACGTCTCGTGGACGCCCGAGCTGGAAGGGTTCGCCCGCCAGGTCGTCCGGGATCTGACCGGGCAGGAGGCTCGCGGCGGGCGGCCGCCACGGGCGGGAGACTACTCGTTCAACAACCTCGGAATCAGCGCGGCCTTCATGCTGTCCTCGACCATGCCGGACGCCCTGCGCCAGGCGAAGGGCTACTACGGCGTCGGCGGCTGCGGTGGCAACATCGAGTGGCACACCGAGGCTGACACCCTGGAGGTGGCCGACCGCGCCCTGCTGACGCGAGACACCCGGGTCTACGGGCTTGCAGTGTGGAGGCTGGCCACCGCCGAGGTGCTGCCGTTCGACTTCCGGGCGACCGTGGCCGACATGCGGCAGGCCGCTTCTGGATATGCGAACGCGGTGCGGGCCCGCGGGGACCTGCAGCCCGTCCTGGACGAGCTCGACCGGCTGGATGGCGCCCTCGCCAGGCTCCGGGCAGCGCAGCAGGCAGGGAAGGTATCGCCGCGGGCCCTCAACCAGGCGCTCTTGCGGCTCAGCCGCATTCTGGTGCGGCTGCACTTCGCGCGCCAAGACCGCTTTCGCCAGGACCCGGCGCTGCAGATCCCGCCGCTTCCGGATCTGGCCGCGGCCGAACGCCTGGCTGCCCTGCCGGAGGGTAGCCTCGAGGCGTTCTTCGCGGCCAATTCGCTGGTTCGGGGGCGAAACCGGGTTGTCTACGAACTGCGCGAAGCGACGCGACTGGTCGAGGAGCTCTTGGTCGCCTGA